A genomic stretch from Armatimonadia bacterium includes:
- a CDS encoding alpha-L-fucosidase, with the protein MTTPHSDQITQGPFEPTWDSLRQYQCPDWFRDAKFGIWAHWGPQCVPMVGDWYARKMYQPNEAIYHHHWRVYGHPSKVGYKDILTQWKAERFDPEGLMDLYAAAGAKYFVAQAAHHDNFDNWDSQHNRWNATKVGPCRNIVALWQEAARKRNLRFGLSEHLGATFSWMRFNKYADETGPYAGVPYDGNDPDYEDLYLPNQGEGGDWYTSNPWWHERWFLRIKDLIDQHQPDLLYSDGGVPFDEVGLSIIAHLYNTSAGLHGGVNEAVYNQKNTDQQVYRVGVLDIERGQVGDVAEQPWQTDTCVGGWFYDSRRIYKTPAHVIQMLVDIISKNGNLLLNLPQLPDGTLDDECRWILKVLADWFAASAEGVYATRPWKIASEGQTEKDSGAFKETPVEWTPADYRFTC; encoded by the coding sequence GTGACTACCCCTCATTCCGACCAGATCACACAAGGTCCCTTCGAGCCAACCTGGGACTCCCTGCGCCAGTACCAGTGCCCTGACTGGTTCCGCGACGCCAAGTTCGGTATCTGGGCCCACTGGGGACCCCAATGCGTCCCCATGGTAGGCGACTGGTACGCACGCAAGATGTACCAGCCCAACGAGGCCATCTACCACCATCACTGGCGCGTCTATGGGCACCCCTCGAAGGTCGGCTACAAGGATATCCTCACCCAGTGGAAGGCCGAGAGGTTCGATCCCGAGGGTCTCATGGACCTCTACGCCGCTGCCGGGGCCAAGTACTTCGTCGCCCAGGCCGCCCACCATGACAACTTCGACAACTGGGACTCGCAGCACAACCGATGGAACGCCACGAAGGTCGGGCCATGCCGCAACATCGTCGCCCTCTGGCAGGAGGCGGCTCGCAAGCGCAACCTGCGCTTCGGCCTCTCCGAGCACTTGGGCGCCACCTTCTCCTGGATGCGTTTCAACAAGTACGCCGACGAGACCGGTCCCTATGCCGGCGTGCCCTATGATGGCAATGACCCCGACTATGAGGACCTCTACCTCCCCAATCAGGGCGAGGGCGGCGACTGGTACACCTCGAACCCCTGGTGGCACGAGCGCTGGTTCTTGCGCATCAAAGACCTCATCGACCAGCACCAGCCCGATCTGCTCTACTCCGACGGCGGCGTGCCCTTCGACGAGGTCGGGCTGAGCATCATCGCACACCTGTACAACACCAGCGCCGGCCTGCACGGTGGCGTCAACGAGGCCGTCTACAACCAGAAGAACACCGACCAGCAGGTCTACCGCGTGGGCGTCCTCGACATCGAGCGCGGACAGGTGGGCGACGTCGCCGAGCAGCCCTGGCAGACCGACACCTGCGTCGGCGGCTGGTTCTACGACAGCCGCCGCATCTACAAGACTCCGGCTCACGTAATCCAGATGCTCGTCGACATCATCAGCAAGAACGGCAATCTCCTGCTGAACCTCCCGCAGCTTCCCGACGGCACTCTTGATGACGAGTGCCGCTGGATCCTCAAGGTCCTCGCCGACTGGTTCGCTGCTAGTGCCGAAGGAGTGTATGCCACGAGGCCCTGGAAGATCGCCTCGGAGGGCCAGACCGAAAAGGACTCCGGCGCCTTCAAGGAGACCCCCGTGGAGTGGACGCCGGCCGACTACCGCTTCACCTGCAA